From Patescibacteria group bacterium, the proteins below share one genomic window:
- a CDS encoding fibronectin type III domain-containing protein has protein sequence MNNSNGSIALFDSKPEEGEDAPEAIDAVAWGGVEHVFEGSPIQLTENAISIERKANSKSSIETMLDIESDAFLGNGYDTNNNSEDFVSHTVSNPQGNGSSFEPRDLTIPGAVDDLGINSIEEHEAEISWTASLYSNIEIGALYKILYLKNNNCEGDVDWGNAASTTVPSRNQKDYFIAMVMIDPPYTYRILGLEDNTDYCLAIKVFNGEAWSDFSNIVNLKTEMSSTELITLVPTTGDYINIDRLSKEDSPYLVDRLMKVGQAGLIIEPGVIVKFNDIYLENGEEYPTGILAEGPITAIGTMEDVIIFTSDKDNNSGGDTDQNGNETRPAPGSWGSIDLHSKNNIFESVVFKYGARDLSRGVLNIFEDENEIIGSSFFDNSKGIEITHASSTNPTKITNNLFQDTGESISVFGDSNPVIENNIFVE, from the coding sequence TTGAATAATTCAAACGGATCAATCGCTCTTTTTGATTCAAAACCAGAAGAGGGAGAAGATGCTCCCGAAGCGATTGATGCTGTTGCTTGGGGTGGGGTTGAACATGTTTTTGAAGGAAGCCCAATTCAACTAACTGAAAATGCAATTTCGATAGAAAGAAAAGCCAACTCCAAATCATCTATAGAAACTATGCTAGATATAGAAAGCGATGCATTTCTGGGGAACGGTTATGACACAAACAACAACTCAGAGGACTTTGTGTCTCACACTGTAAGTAATCCACAAGGAAATGGATCGAGCTTTGAGCCAAGAGACTTGACCATACCTGGAGCAGTAGATGACTTAGGGATTAATAGCATAGAAGAGCATGAAGCTGAAATTTCTTGGACTGCTTCATTATATTCAAATATAGAAATAGGTGCCCTATATAAAATTCTCTATTTAAAAAACAATAATTGCGAGGGAGATGTTGATTGGGGAAATGCTGCGTCAACTACTGTGCCAAGCAGGAATCAAAAGGATTATTTTATTGCCATGGTAATGATTGATCCACCGTATACTTATAGAATACTCGGGTTAGAAGATAACACAGATTATTGTCTTGCCATAAAAGTCTTCAATGGTGAAGCTTGGTCTGATTTTTCAAATATAGTAAATTTAAAAACAGAAATGTCATCAACCGAATTAATAACACTCGTTCCTACTACTGGCGATTATATAAATATTGATAGACTAAGCAAGGAGGATAGTCCCTATCTTGTCGATAGACTTATGAAAGTTGGTCAAGCAGGCCTTATTATAGAACCTGGAGTGATTGTTAAGTTTAATGATATCTACCTAGAGAATGGCGAAGAATATCCGACGGGAATTCTAGCTGAGGGTCCAATAACTGCAATTGGAACAATGGAAGACGTTATAATATTTACTTCTGATAAAGATAATAATTCAGGAGGGGATACAGATCAAAATGGAAACGAGACGAGGCCAGCACCTGGTTCTTGGGGAAGCATTGATTTGCATAGTAAAAATAATATCTTTGAAAGTGTTGTTTTCAAGTACGGAGCTAGAGATTTATCCAGAGGAGTTTTAAATATTTTTGAAGATGAAAATGAAATAATTGGTTCATCTTTTTTTGATAACTCGAAAGGTATAGAAATTACTCACGCTTCATCAACAAACCCTACAAAAATAACTAACAACTTATTTCAAGATACAGGAGAATCCATTTCAGTTTTTGGCGATTCAAATCCTGTAATAGAGAATAATATTTTTGTAGAATAA
- a CDS encoding Trp family transcriptional regulator, protein MGGKVKYNSLSESEKKKYLGDFYTMVSLLSGRDEVKSFFKDLLSLSEITMISRRIQIANYF, encoded by the coding sequence ATGGGTGGGAAAGTAAAATATAATTCACTTTCGGAAAGTGAAAAGAAAAAATATCTTGGTGATTTTTATACTATGGTTTCCTTGTTGTCAGGCAGAGATGAGGTTAAATCATTTTTTAAAGACTTGCTATCCCTAAGTGAAATAACGATGATATCAAGGAGAATACAAATAGCTAACTACTTTTAA
- a CDS encoding GDP-mannose 4,6-dehydratase, producing MAKCIVTGGAGFIGSNLVDELIKRGDEVVIVDNLSTGKKENINSKARFHKEDIRNLERLTSIFEGADYVFHLAALARVQPSIEDPLTYHDVNVNGTHNVLEAARQAGAKKVIFSASSSAYGDQKEMPLHENMPVNPMSPYALHKYIGERYLRLYNEVYGLPTVALRYFNIYGNRQPLEGAYCLVMGVFANQRLRGEKMTITGDGENRRDFTSVVDAVRANILAAESDKVGKGEVINIGRGKNYSVNELAAMIGGPSKNIEARIEPKETIADNTKAKELLGWEPTVELSEWIKEYKKELGI from the coding sequence ATGGCTAAATGTATAGTGACTGGTGGAGCTGGCTTTATTGGCTCTAATCTGGTTGATGAATTAATAAAAAGAGGTGATGAGGTTGTTATCGTTGATAATTTGAGTACAGGTAAAAAGGAAAATATTAACTCTAAGGCAAGGTTTCACAAAGAAGATATTAGAAATCTGGAAAGATTAACTTCTATTTTTGAAGGTGCTGATTATGTTTTTCATTTGGCTGCACTCGCTCGAGTACAACCTTCAATAGAAGATCCCCTCACTTATCACGACGTTAATGTAAATGGTACTCACAATGTCCTAGAAGCAGCTCGTCAAGCTGGTGCTAAAAAAGTAATTTTTTCAGCTTCATCTTCAGCCTATGGCGATCAAAAAGAAATGCCCTTGCATGAAAATATGCCAGTTAATCCTATGAGTCCTTATGCGTTACACAAATATATAGGTGAGCGATATTTAAGACTCTACAACGAAGTATACGGCCTCCCTACAGTGGCTTTAAGATATTTTAATATTTATGGTAATAGACAACCCTTGGAAGGTGCTTATTGTCTTGTGATGGGTGTTTTTGCTAATCAAAGGTTAAGAGGGGAAAAAATGACTATAACAGGTGACGGAGAAAATAGAAGAGATTTTACATCTGTTGTTGATGCAGTAAGAGCAAATATCCTAGCCGCTGAATCAGATAAGGTCGGTAAGGGAGAAGTAATAAATATTGGACGAGGAAAAAATTATAGCGTAAATGAATTGGCAGCAATGATAGGAGGGCCAAGCAAAAACATTGAAGCTAGAATTGAACCGAAGGAAACTATTGCAGACAACACAAAGGCTAAGGAACTTCTCGGTTGGGAGCCAACAGTTGAATTGTCTGAATGGATAAAAGAATACAAAAAAGAACTAGGTATATAA
- a CDS encoding GtrA family protein: MRRILLFYIEKNKKIFRFVVAGGSATAVDIFLLFFLTEIIGLWYIHSAVLAFAASFFVSFYLQKYWTFEDNRENMKTKQMLMHFMVASTNLTLNTFGIFYLVHFMHIYYLLAQLMVVGFLGVGSFLMYNIVIFKKTLIESKILVDENNDR, encoded by the coding sequence ATGAGGAGGATATTACTATTCTACATTGAGAAAAATAAAAAGATTTTTCGTTTTGTTGTAGCTGGAGGATCGGCGACTGCAGTTGATATTTTTTTGTTATTCTTTTTAACTGAAATAATTGGACTATGGTATATCCATTCGGCGGTGCTTGCTTTTGCGGCATCTTTTTTCGTTAGCTTTTATCTCCAAAAGTATTGGACATTTGAAGATAATAGAGAAAATATGAAAACAAAACAAATGCTTATGCATTTTATGGTTGCTAGTACCAACCTAACATTAAATACTTTTGGAATATTTTATTTAGTTCATTTTATGCATATATATTATCTATTGGCCCAGCTAATGGTTGTTGGATTTTTGGGCGTAGGTAGTTTTCTTATGTATAACATAGTAATTTTCAAAAAAACTTTAATCGAAAGTAAAATACTCGTAGATGAAAATAACGATAGATAA
- the dnaG gene encoding DNA primase: MNQPSDEIKARLDIVDVIRDYIPLKASGMNFSASCPFHNEKSASFMVSPDKQIWHCFGCGKGGDIFSFVMDLEGITFIEALRLLAPKAGVTLQAVNPETSSKRNKALDILELSAKYYNHILTNEKIAENARKYLAKRELSKKTIEDWQIGYSLDSWDNLFGFLKKRGFSEEEIFEAGMTTKKQNGQGYFDRFRGRIMFPISDVNGNVVAFTSRVSPEKEATEKMGKYINSPQTVIYDKSRILFGLDKSKQKIRQQDYAVVVEGQMDVITAHQNGFKNVIASSGTALSKEQLNLIKRYTKNIALAFDMDKAGELAAERAIKEGQIAEMNIKVIEVPNGKDPDDCIKNDIEGWKKAVGEAKHMMAYYIDKTFSKFDISDITERVKGINVVSKLLVNILNNIERDYWIKELSEKTDTKETDIKNELKKLQANVDDGNIDNFDTFEAPKREETREDKLIKMLLTLVLKFPDNIEHVMKNIETDFITDINHKTLYKNLALYYNKLNNLIGETSRDNSFSYSQFRDYLEKEADQNQPKILDELVILGDRDFFEYDNEKARAELIEIIKNIKQSYLSQRKKEIEKLIQELEKNNEGKDEIKGLMDEFKILSDESRELFK; encoded by the coding sequence ATGAATCAACCATCTGACGAAATAAAAGCTCGGCTTGATATTGTGGATGTTATTCGTGACTATATTCCACTTAAGGCATCTGGGATGAATTTCTCAGCAAGCTGCCCTTTTCACAATGAAAAAAGCGCTTCTTTTATGGTGAGCCCAGATAAACAGATTTGGCATTGTTTTGGTTGTGGTAAAGGTGGAGATATTTTTTCTTTTGTAATGGATTTAGAGGGAATTACTTTTATCGAAGCTTTGAGACTACTTGCTCCAAAAGCAGGAGTTACCCTTCAAGCCGTAAATCCAGAAACATCGTCAAAAAGAAACAAAGCACTCGATATTTTGGAATTGTCTGCGAAATATTATAATCATATATTAACTAATGAAAAAATAGCGGAGAATGCTCGAAAATATCTAGCTAAAAGAGAATTATCTAAAAAGACTATTGAAGATTGGCAGATTGGCTATAGTCTCGATTCTTGGGATAATTTATTTGGTTTTTTGAAAAAAAGAGGATTTAGTGAAGAAGAAATTTTTGAAGCTGGGATGACAACGAAGAAACAAAACGGACAAGGATATTTTGATCGTTTTCGAGGACGCATTATGTTCCCAATTTCTGATGTGAATGGGAATGTTGTTGCCTTTACTTCCCGAGTTAGTCCAGAAAAAGAAGCAACGGAGAAAATGGGTAAATATATCAATAGCCCCCAAACAGTTATTTATGATAAAAGCCGGATTCTTTTTGGTCTTGATAAGTCAAAACAAAAAATAAGACAACAAGACTACGCGGTAGTTGTTGAGGGACAAATGGATGTAATAACAGCCCACCAAAACGGGTTTAAAAATGTTATTGCCTCATCGGGCACGGCCCTATCGAAAGAACAACTGAATCTAATCAAGAGGTATACAAAAAATATTGCTCTTGCTTTTGATATGGATAAGGCAGGGGAATTGGCTGCAGAAAGGGCAATTAAAGAAGGCCAAATTGCTGAGATGAACATAAAAGTGATCGAAGTTCCTAATGGCAAAGATCCTGATGATTGTATAAAAAATGATATTGAAGGCTGGAAAAAAGCAGTAGGAGAAGCTAAACATATGATGGCTTATTACATTGACAAAACATTTTCCAAGTTTGATATTTCAGACATTACGGAAAGAGTTAAGGGGATAAATGTAGTTTCAAAACTTTTGGTTAATATATTAAATAATATCGAAAGAGATTATTGGATAAAAGAACTAAGCGAAAAGACTGATACAAAAGAAACTGACATAAAAAATGAATTAAAGAAGCTTCAAGCCAATGTTGACGACGGCAATATAGATAATTTTGATACATTTGAAGCTCCAAAGAGAGAGGAAACGAGAGAAGACAAATTAATTAAAATGCTTTTAACTTTAGTCCTAAAATTCCCAGACAACATCGAACATGTTATGAAAAATATAGAAACAGATTTTATAACTGATATTAACCACAAGACTCTTTACAAAAATTTGGCCCTGTATTATAATAAGCTTAATAATTTAATAGGAGAAACTTCTCGTGATAACAGTTTTAGCTATTCTCAGTTTAGAGATTACCTAGAAAAAGAAGCAGATCAAAACCAGCCAAAAATATTAGATGAGCTGGTTATTTTGGGTGATAGAGACTTTTTTGAATACGATAATGAGAAAGCAAGGGCAGAACTTATTGAAATTATTAAAAATATTAAACAATCATATTTGAGTCAAAGAAAAAAGGAAATTGAAAAACTTATCCAAGAATTGGAAAAAAACAACGAAGGCAAAGATGAGATTAAAGGTCTTATGGATGAATTTAAAATATTGTCCGATGAGTCAAGAGAACTATTTAAATAA